One window of Brevibacillus choshinensis genomic DNA carries:
- a CDS encoding sunset domain-containing protein, giving the protein MSQFERMWNDTKNFQSVNYTIAQPAPATPAQAPVKPASPTPAKERSKVCEKPTIKGNKNSRIYHIHGGQSYDKTTANIEWFCSEADAQKPIMPDRCVPENEGIHTKKPLLF; this is encoded by the coding sequence ATGAGCCAGTTCGAAAGAATGTGGAACGACACAAAGAACTTTCAATCCGTAAACTATACGATCGCTCAACCAGCTCCCGCTACGCCAGCTCAAGCACCGGTTAAACCAGCCAGCCCGACACCAGCCAAAGAACGGTCAAAGGTATGTGAAAAACCGACAATAAAAGGGAACAAAAATTCAAGGATATACCATATCCATGGCGGACAATCTTACGACAAAACTACAGCAAATATTGAATGGTTCTGCTCTGAAGCAGATGCTCAAAAGCCAATAATGCCTGATCGTTGTGTTCCTGAAAATGAAGGTATACACACAAAAAAACCGCTCTTATTCTGA
- a CDS encoding SDR family NAD(P)-dependent oxidoreductase has product MKYTVITGASSGIGYETALAFAARGKNLIIAARRTEELEKLKSKVANINPDLDVVIRTVDLSVTANVYEFYESLQDYQIETWINNAGSGSFASVGEQNLNKVTTMLHLNIEALTVLSSLYVRDYADVEGTQIINISSGGGYQIVGNSVAYCATKFYVSAFTEGFAQELKEKGASIQVKVLAPAATETEFIKSALDLDEFNYEGLVPKFHTAKEMAGFMLDLYDGDKVVGIVNVKTYDFELRDPIYPYVARTRI; this is encoded by the coding sequence ATGAAATATACGGTTATTACGGGGGCCAGCTCAGGAATTGGGTATGAAACGGCTCTTGCTTTTGCGGCTCGTGGAAAAAACTTAATTATAGCAGCTCGCAGAACGGAGGAATTGGAAAAGTTAAAATCAAAAGTGGCTAACATTAACCCGGACCTGGATGTTGTCATTCGAACTGTTGACTTATCTGTTACTGCAAATGTTTATGAATTCTACGAAAGTCTTCAGGATTATCAGATCGAGACCTGGATCAACAATGCTGGGTCTGGAAGCTTTGCTTCTGTTGGGGAACAAAATTTAAACAAAGTTACGACAATGCTTCACTTGAATATTGAAGCCTTAACAGTTCTGTCGTCTCTTTATGTACGTGATTATGCAGATGTTGAAGGAACGCAAATAATCAATATTTCTTCAGGAGGAGGGTACCAAATTGTTGGCAATTCTGTGGCCTACTGCGCCACAAAGTTCTATGTAAGTGCCTTTACAGAAGGTTTCGCACAAGAATTGAAAGAAAAAGGAGCTTCTATACAAGTAAAAGTCTTGGCTCCTGCTGCAACTGAAACTGAATTTATTAAAAGTGCTCTGGATTTAGATGAGTTTAATTATGAAGGATTAGTTCCAAAATTTCATACTGCAAAAGAAATGGCTGGATTTATGTTAGATCTTTACGATGGCGATAAAGTTGTTGGAATTGTGAATGTAAAAACATATGACTTCGAATTAAGAGATCCGATTTATCCGTATGTGGCGAGGACAAGAATCTAG
- a CDS encoding MarR family winged helix-turn-helix transcriptional regulator, protein MSDEQKKIAKQLMESYFQSQVSGNMMQNRTVYNQKPGEIMVLYFISMNVKDVGPGLMVSEISGKLNVTSPTVTQHINSLEAQELVERHADPADRRVVRIQLSDKGKKYIQRINEARLNMFVDLVNHLGEEESLLFAEMMRKASDYMLKQQEFYIRSFFVD, encoded by the coding sequence TTGTCGGATGAGCAGAAGAAAATCGCAAAGCAATTAATGGAATCGTACTTCCAATCGCAAGTTAGTGGAAATATGATGCAGAATCGCACGGTATACAATCAAAAGCCAGGCGAGATAATGGTTCTCTATTTCATCAGCATGAATGTCAAGGATGTCGGTCCGGGATTGATGGTTTCGGAAATAAGCGGAAAACTGAACGTCACTTCACCAACGGTAACGCAGCATATCAACAGTCTGGAAGCACAGGAACTTGTCGAGCGTCATGCCGATCCTGCCGATCGGAGAGTTGTCAGGATCCAGCTTTCGGATAAAGGTAAAAAGTATATACAACGCATTAATGAGGCCCGCCTTAATATGTTTGTTGATCTCGTTAACCATCTAGGGGAGGAAGAAAGCCTGCTCTTTGCAGAGATGATGAGAAAAGCTTCGGATTATATGCTCAAACAACAGGAATTTTATATCCGGAGTTTCTTTGTAGATTAG
- a CDS encoding LysR family transcriptional regulator: protein MELRQLEYFIQICKSGSFTKAKEELGVTQPTLSQQMRVLEDEYNIQLFDRGSRGVEVTEAGKILLNKGNAIMNLLEEARNEINGRNNKSRETISIGCCPAELEYLAPYFMRFHQKYPNILLKIIDAEDAENKVLEQKVDIGITTYPVSDASVISTYLYRQEMALLIHSGHPLADKTSIPFRSLKQMNSIMFREQNKSLIDMYCFSCGFTLKSIIETSSTSVLIHWVRHGLGAALIPTSLLESLWDDSLRIVKLEGHVPYWEISLVYLNSVAMRSTARIFIQEMNSYVREFEVNLSCSGN from the coding sequence GTGGAATTGCGCCAGCTTGAATATTTTATTCAAATTTGCAAATCAGGAAGTTTCACCAAAGCTAAAGAAGAATTAGGTGTGACTCAGCCTACACTAAGTCAGCAAATGCGGGTTTTGGAAGATGAGTATAATATTCAATTGTTCGATCGGGGAAGTAGGGGAGTTGAAGTAACGGAAGCGGGAAAAATTCTCTTGAATAAGGGCAACGCTATTATGAATCTTCTTGAGGAGGCGCGAAATGAAATAAATGGCCGAAACAATAAATCTAGAGAAACAATTTCTATTGGATGTTGTCCTGCTGAACTTGAATATCTTGCTCCTTACTTTATGAGATTTCACCAAAAGTACCCGAATATTTTATTGAAAATTATCGATGCAGAGGATGCTGAGAATAAAGTTTTGGAACAAAAGGTAGACATTGGAATCACTACATATCCGGTTTCTGATGCTTCGGTCATTTCGACTTATTTGTATAGACAAGAAATGGCGCTGTTGATTCACTCAGGACATCCTTTGGCCGATAAAACTTCGATTCCTTTTCGATCTTTGAAGCAAATGAATTCGATCATGTTCCGAGAGCAAAACAAATCATTAATAGATATGTATTGTTTCTCTTGTGGCTTTACCTTGAAGTCGATAATAGAAACGTCCTCCACTTCAGTATTGATTCATTGGGTTCGTCATGGACTTGGAGCAGCTCTTATACCAACATCTTTGCTCGAAAGTCTATGGGACGATTCTTTGCGTATTGTCAAATTAGAAGGCCATGTTCCTTATTGGGAAATATCTCTTGTATATCTTAATTCCGTTGCTATGAGGTCCACTGCACGCATATTCATTCAAGAGATGAATTCGTATGTAAGAGAGTTTGAGGTGAATCTTTCATGTTCAGGCAATTAG
- a CDS encoding LysR family transcriptional regulator — translation MFRQLECFIQICKEGSFTKAAEVLMTSQPTLSQQIRSLEVEVGTPLFERVGRGVKITADGEILYEKALSVMRLIEESKKETYELRNARANKLSIGISPTDFLCLVPRFLKFHEQYPDITLKFASAENTSQQLLNSNIDIGITDNYNPNKEIHMMHLYKEEQALVVYADHPWADRTFVSFQELENLESPLFVGDISLIEHLHTFSAKIAKSLQSKFESTSTAILLSMVLHKMGVAILPTSLIENFSGQQLKMIRLVGPTPLREIKLIFKKYHYNNPSVQKCIDFFLE, via the coding sequence ATGTTCAGGCAATTAGAATGTTTCATTCAAATTTGCAAAGAAGGAAGCTTTACTAAGGCTGCAGAAGTTTTAATGACTTCTCAACCTACTTTAAGTCAACAGATCCGTTCTCTAGAGGTAGAAGTTGGAACCCCTTTGTTTGAGAGAGTTGGTAGAGGGGTAAAGATTACAGCTGACGGGGAAATACTTTACGAAAAAGCTCTTTCCGTGATGAGGCTCATTGAAGAATCGAAGAAAGAAACTTACGAGTTACGCAATGCTCGGGCAAATAAACTTTCGATAGGCATTTCGCCCACGGATTTTTTATGTTTAGTACCCCGTTTTTTGAAATTCCATGAACAGTATCCTGACATTACATTAAAATTTGCCAGTGCAGAAAATACATCACAGCAATTATTGAATAGTAATATCGATATTGGCATTACCGACAATTATAATCCAAATAAAGAAATTCATATGATGCACCTATATAAAGAAGAACAAGCATTGGTCGTTTATGCGGATCATCCATGGGCAGATCGAACCTTTGTTTCTTTTCAAGAGCTAGAAAATTTAGAATCTCCCTTATTTGTTGGGGATATTAGTTTAATCGAGCATCTTCATACATTCAGCGCTAAAATCGCCAAATCCTTGCAATCAAAGTTTGAGTCAACTTCCACGGCAATTCTTCTTTCTATGGTACTACATAAGATGGGGGTAGCTATTTTACCTACTTCTTTAATTGAAAACTTTTCTGGTCAGCAATTGAAAATGATTCGTCTCGTAGGTCCAACGCCTCTTCGTGAGATCAAGCTTATTTTTAAAAAGTATCATTACAATAATCCTTCTGTTCAGAAATGTATCGATTTTTTTCTAGAATAA